One Archangium violaceum genomic window, GGAAGAAGAAGGGCGAGGTCGTCTACGGCACGGACAGCCGGCAGGACGTCTACGCCCACCCGGACGCCACGCTGCGCGCTCGGGCGCAACAGGCCACGGTGGCACTGATGAACCCGTCGGACTTCAACGCGACGGACCCCAACGACGTCACCTTCCCCGGTTCGACGCTGGGATCCGCCTACAACCTCTGCACCACTGAGCGCTTCCGGGATGACCCGACAGGGGCCTTCTGCTCCGGCACGCTCATCGACGACGACCTGGTGCTCACCGCGGGCCACTGCGTCACCAGTGCCTCGGCTTGCGCCGACACGCGCCTCGTCTTCAACTACTACCGGCCCTCGGCGGGCACGCTGCAGCCGGTCACCACGCAGGACATCTTCACCTGCACCTCCATCGTGGCGCGCCAGCAGGGCACGGTGAACGGGCAGAACCTGGATTACGCCATCCTTCGCCTGGACCGGCCGGCCACGCCGCGCTTCACCCCCGCGCCGGTGCGCATGGACAACACCGCGCTGAGCGTCGGGCAGAACGTGGCCGTCATCGGCAGCGGCAGCGGCATCCCCTTCAAGATCGACTCCGGTGGCTCGGTGCGCAACGCGCGCGCGAGCACGCTGGACTACTTCGTGGCCAGCACGGACACCTTCGGTGGCAACTCGGGCTCCGGCGTGTACGAGACGAACGGCTACACCGTGGCGGGCATCCTCGTGCGCGGTGAGACGGACTACGTCTCCAACGGCAGCTGCCGCATCGTGAACACGTGCACCGAGACGGGCTGCCGCGGCGAGGACATCACCTACGTCTACCCGGCCATCAGCGCCTTCTGCGCCGCGACCAACAACGGCAGCACGCGGCTGTGCGCCGGACTGCCGCCGCCGCCTCCTCCCCCGGCGAACTCGTACGCCTTCACCGCGAGCAACACCAACAACGCCCAGCAGAACACGGTGAACAAGGTGCTCACGCTCAACGCGGGCGACGTGGTGGAAGTGGGCACCTGCAATCTGGAGGGCGCAACCGGCACCGGTGACACCTGGCTGCGCCTCAACAACGCCGCGGGCACCCAGGTGGCCTCCAACGACGACGGCTGCTCCGGCAGCACCCTCTCCTACTTCAAGTACACGGTGACGGCCTCCGGCTCCCACACCATCCGCGCCGGCTGCTACTCCAGCGGCAGCTGCAGTGGCACCGTGGTGTGGAAGGTGACCTCCGCCAGCACGAGCACCACCACCAGCGGCTCGTTCTCTTTCGGCGCCCACGACACCAACAGCGCCACGCAGAACACCATCAACCACAACGTGTATCTGACGGGCGGCCAGGTCATCCAGCTGGGCACCTGCTTCGTGAGCGGCGGAACCGGCAGCGGCGACACCTTCCTGCGGCTGTACAGCCCGACGGGCACCGAGGTGCGCTCCAACGACGACAACTGCGGTACCCTCTCATACATCCGCTACGCCGTGCCCTCGGACATGGGCGGTACGTACCAAATCCGCGCCGGCTGCTTCGGCAGCGAAAGATGCGGCGGCACCGTGGCCTACACCATCCAGTAGCTCACCTGCCAGACGGAAGGTCCCCAGGGCCGCTCGCCTTCGTTGCGGGCGGCCCTCGTCTTTCCGTAACCGACGCTTGACAGCTCGGGGGGCGGGATCTAACGCGAAGAGTCATATGAGCACGCCCAAGTTCCCGTCGCCCTCTACTCCGATCTCCATCGAAGGTCCCCTGAAGGTCCTGCTGCTCGAGAACATCCACGTGTCCGCCGAGGAGATGCTCAAGGCGGAGGGGTTCTCGGTGGAGCGGCTCAAGGGAGCGCTCAAGCCCGAGGAGCTGGAGGAGCGCATCCGGGACATCCACCTGCTGGGCATCCGCAGCAAGACGAACGTCTTCGAACCGGCGCTCGCCAAGGCGCCCAACCTGCTGGCGGTGGGCGCCTTCTGCATCGGCACCAACCAGGTGGATTTGAAGTCGGCCAACATCCACGGCGTGCCCGTCTTCAACGCGCCCTTCAGCAACACGCGCAGCGTGGCGGAGTTGGTCATCGCGGAGATCGTCATGCTCACGCGCCAGCTCGGGGACCGCAGCCGCGAGGTGCACGCGGGCCAGTGGCGCAAGGTGGCGACGGGCAGCCACGAGGTGCGCGGCAAGACGCTGGGCATCATCGGGTATGGGCACATCGGCTCGCAGCTGGGCGTGCTGGCCGAGGCCATGGGCATGCGCGTCATCTTCTACGACATCATGACGAAGCTGCCGCTGGGCAACTCGCGCCCCACGGCCACCCTGGGCGAATTGCTGGAGTCCTCGGACTTCGTGACGCTGCACGTGCCGGCCACGCCGTCCACCGAGTGGATGATCGGCACCGCCGAGCTGGCGCGCATGCGCAAGGGCAGCTACCTCATCAACGCGAGCCGCGGCACGGTGGTGGACATCAAGGCGCTGGCGGCGGCCATCAAGTCGGGCCACCTGGGTGGCGCCGCGGTGGACGTCTACCCGGAGGAGCCGGAGACGAACAGCGACGGCTTCGTCACCGAGCTGCAGGGCCTGCCCAACGTCATCCTCACCCCGCACATCGGCGGCTCCACGGAGGAGGCGCAGGCGTCCATCGGCAAGGAGGTGGCCACCTCGCTCATCAAGTTCGTGCGGAGCGGAGCCACCACGGGCGCGGTGAACTTCCCGCACGTGGAGGCGCCGCTGATTCCCAACACGCACCGCATCCTCAACGTGCACCGCAACACGCCGGGCGTGCTCCGCGACATCAACCGGATCGTCTCGGACCTCAACGCCAACATCCACGCGCAGGTGCTGAGCACGGATGCGAACATCGGCTACCTGCTGATGGACCTGGACCAGGACGTGGCCAACCCGGTGTGCCAGGCCATCGCGGGCCTGCAGACGGACATCAAGACGCGCATCGTGTCCTGAGCCGTGAATCACTCGACGCCCGGCGCTTCAACCGGGCCTCACTTCCTTCGCTCGCGTGAACGCGCACGCTTGCGCAGGAACTGGATCAGGGCCTTGAGCTTGAGCGGGGTCTGCGCTCGGCTCGGGTAGTACAGGTAGAAGCCCGCGAAGGGTGGGCAGAACTCCTCGAGGACGGGAAGGAGCTCACCCCGCTGGATGTAGGGGCGGAAGGAATCCTCCATCCCAATGGTGAGACCGACCCCGTCGCACGCCAGGCGCAGCATCAGGTGCTTCTCGTTCGTATTCACGCGGGCATCGACGGCGAGCTCGAAGTCCCTTCCCTTCTCCGTGAACTCCCAGCGGTAGGGGGCACCGTTCGGCATCCGCCACCCGATGCACGCGTGCGCGTGGAGCTCCCTCGGGTGTCGTGGCTTGCCGTGGACCGCGAAGTAGCCCGGTGACCCGACCACCAGTTGCCGCTGCTCTCCGGAGATGCTGACGGCGACCATGTCCTTGTCGATGATTTCGCCGAGTTGAACCCCCGCGTCGAAGCCCCGCTGAAAAATGTCCGAGGGGCTGTCGTCGATGTGGATGTCGAGCTTGATGTCCGGGTACTCCGCCAGGAACTCCGAGAGCATCCTTTCGGAGAGAAAGTCCTCCGCGATCGATGAGACATTCAGGCGGAGCGTTCCCGCGGGCTGGCTCCGCAGCTCGTTCAGCGATTCGAGTGTCGCGCGCATGTCGGAGAACGCCGGCTGCAGACCCCGGTAGAGGCGCTCACCTGCTTCGGTGAGGCCCACGCTTCGCGTGGTTCGCTGCAGCAGACGGACGCCGAGCCGCTCCTCCACCTGGCGGATCGTCTGGCTCACGGCGGATCTCGTCACGCCGAGCTCCTCCGCCGCGGCCTTGAAGCTCCGCTTCTCCGCGACGGACAGGAACGCCGCCAGCCCTCCGAGCTCATCTCTCATTGGTAAGTCACTCTAACCAACCCATCAACGATTGGAAGGTCGCGGCGGCAGCCGGGTGCCCCTACTTTGGATTTGGGAACAGCAAGGAGAAAGACATGACGAAGCCATCGAGCGAGCAGCATCCCTACGTCGGCATGTGGGTCACCCAGGACGGCTACATCCGCCACGAGCTCCTGCCGGGAGGCCGCTATGACGAGGCCCGCGGGAAGAGGAAGAGCGCCTACCGCGGCCGGTACACCATCAAGGGCGACCATATCGACTACGTGGACGACACCGGCT contains:
- a CDS encoding trypsin-like serine peptidase, giving the protein MRHPRFGLPVRPLVGALMCTLTLAAGCGPAEELEAAKGEDSSALGKKKGEVVYGTDSRQDVYAHPDATLRARAQQATVALMNPSDFNATDPNDVTFPGSTLGSAYNLCTTERFRDDPTGAFCSGTLIDDDLVLTAGHCVTSASACADTRLVFNYYRPSAGTLQPVTTQDIFTCTSIVARQQGTVNGQNLDYAILRLDRPATPRFTPAPVRMDNTALSVGQNVAVIGSGSGIPFKIDSGGSVRNARASTLDYFVASTDTFGGNSGSGVYETNGYTVAGILVRGETDYVSNGSCRIVNTCTETGCRGEDITYVYPAISAFCAATNNGSTRLCAGLPPPPPPPANSYAFTASNTNNAQQNTVNKVLTLNAGDVVEVGTCNLEGATGTGDTWLRLNNAAGTQVASNDDGCSGSTLSYFKYTVTASGSHTIRAGCYSSGSCSGTVVWKVTSASTSTTTSGSFSFGAHDTNSATQNTINHNVYLTGGQVIQLGTCFVSGGTGSGDTFLRLYSPTGTEVRSNDDNCGTLSYIRYAVPSDMGGTYQIRAGCFGSERCGGTVAYTIQ
- the serA gene encoding phosphoglycerate dehydrogenase, whose protein sequence is MSTPKFPSPSTPISIEGPLKVLLLENIHVSAEEMLKAEGFSVERLKGALKPEELEERIRDIHLLGIRSKTNVFEPALAKAPNLLAVGAFCIGTNQVDLKSANIHGVPVFNAPFSNTRSVAELVIAEIVMLTRQLGDRSREVHAGQWRKVATGSHEVRGKTLGIIGYGHIGSQLGVLAEAMGMRVIFYDIMTKLPLGNSRPTATLGELLESSDFVTLHVPATPSTEWMIGTAELARMRKGSYLINASRGTVVDIKALAAAIKSGHLGGAAVDVYPEEPETNSDGFVTELQGLPNVILTPHIGGSTEEAQASIGKEVATSLIKFVRSGATTGAVNFPHVEAPLIPNTHRILNVHRNTPGVLRDINRIVSDLNANIHAQVLSTDANIGYLLMDLDQDVANPVCQAIAGLQTDIKTRIVS
- a CDS encoding LysR family transcriptional regulator, which translates into the protein MRDELGGLAAFLSVAEKRSFKAAAEELGVTRSAVSQTIRQVEERLGVRLLQRTTRSVGLTEAGERLYRGLQPAFSDMRATLESLNELRSQPAGTLRLNVSSIAEDFLSERMLSEFLAEYPDIKLDIHIDDSPSDIFQRGFDAGVQLGEIIDKDMVAVSISGEQRQLVVGSPGYFAVHGKPRHPRELHAHACIGWRMPNGAPYRWEFTEKGRDFELAVDARVNTNEKHLMLRLACDGVGLTIGMEDSFRPYIQRGELLPVLEEFCPPFAGFYLYYPSRAQTPLKLKALIQFLRKRARSRERRK
- a CDS encoding Atu4866 domain-containing protein, with amino-acid sequence MTKPSSEQHPYVGMWVTQDGYIRHELLPGGRYDEARGKRKSAYRGRYTIKGDHIDYVDDTGFTADGDFRDGVLYHAGMVLYREETR